A region of Planococcus sp. MSAK28401 DNA encodes the following proteins:
- the tilS gene encoding tRNA lysidine(34) synthetase TilS, producing MDHYEQTMLAYHKKHGLFEIGERLVIGVSGGIDSMVLLHFLSKKRHQLGLHLTAVHIDHMLRGEQSAQDRGFVEQQCKLWEVPCESFSVPIPAILAENGGNTQSVCREERYRVFDQVMEKTESTILITAHHADDQLETILMEGMRGSLHNGAFGMRIKRPFGDGMLVRPQLAVTKAEIAHYAQLNKVPYREDPSNASDAYTRNRVRKTIVPAMAQENPRASLHFSELAEQINEDAAFLQQLAEQTLKELLLSDKELLISAESFRSQPSALQKRMVLLLLNYLYDDKRVLITSHLAEQVRELLQSSSGTVFLHLPQNYMMTRQYDQVSFEKPKEYLECERADIGCFWSPPVFGSRYRILPVGEELEVENAVFWYFQSEETDFTLRGREPGDRILLAGMNQAKKLARLMIDEKIPSYQRDNWPIIVAGTHRVLLVPGLRIAACLSRTKRPEDNRVLVEQCIDYAK from the coding sequence GTGGATCATTATGAACAAACGATGCTTGCATACCATAAAAAACACGGGTTATTCGAAATTGGCGAGCGACTCGTCATCGGTGTTTCGGGCGGCATCGATTCAATGGTTCTATTGCATTTTCTCTCGAAAAAGCGGCATCAATTGGGCCTGCATCTCACAGCGGTACATATCGATCATATGCTGAGGGGTGAACAATCTGCGCAAGACCGCGGCTTTGTTGAACAGCAATGCAAGCTGTGGGAGGTGCCATGTGAAAGTTTTTCAGTCCCTATCCCAGCGATTTTGGCTGAAAATGGCGGGAACACGCAAAGTGTCTGCCGGGAAGAACGTTACCGGGTATTCGACCAAGTAATGGAAAAAACCGAATCCACGATCCTCATCACAGCCCATCACGCAGACGACCAATTGGAGACCATTTTGATGGAAGGCATGCGCGGCAGCTTGCACAACGGGGCTTTTGGCATGCGCATTAAGCGGCCATTTGGCGACGGCATGCTCGTCCGGCCGCAGCTTGCGGTCACCAAAGCGGAAATCGCCCATTATGCACAACTGAACAAAGTGCCGTACCGAGAAGACCCAAGCAATGCCAGTGATGCTTACACGCGCAACCGCGTCCGCAAGACCATTGTGCCGGCGATGGCACAGGAAAACCCCCGCGCTTCGTTACACTTTTCGGAGCTTGCAGAACAAATCAATGAAGATGCAGCGTTCCTTCAGCAGCTCGCTGAACAAACGCTAAAAGAATTGTTGTTGTCAGATAAGGAATTGCTTATTTCTGCCGAAAGTTTCAGAAGCCAGCCCTCTGCTTTACAAAAAAGGATGGTTCTACTACTATTAAACTATCTATATGATGACAAGCGAGTGTTAATAACGAGCCATTTGGCGGAACAAGTGCGCGAGCTGCTCCAAAGTTCCTCGGGCACTGTTTTTTTACATTTGCCGCAAAATTATATGATGACACGCCAATACGACCAGGTATCCTTTGAAAAGCCAAAAGAATACCTGGAGTGCGAGCGGGCGGATATCGGCTGTTTTTGGTCACCGCCTGTCTTTGGTTCCCGTTACCGGATTTTGCCAGTCGGCGAAGAGCTGGAAGTAGAGAATGCTGTTTTTTGGTATTTTCAATCCGAAGAGACGGATTTCACACTCCGCGGAAGGGAACCGGGCGACCGGATCTTGCTTGCGGGCATGAACCAGGCGAAAAAACTGGCGCGATTGATGATTGACGAAAAGATTCCGTCATACCAACGGGACAACTGGCCAATCATCGTGGCCGGAACACATCGAGTATTACTAGTGCCCGGTTTGCGCATCGCCGCTTGCCTGAGTCGGACCAAGCGTCCGGAAGACAACCGAGTATTAGTTGAACAATGCATAGACTATGCAAAATGA
- the hpt gene encoding hypoxanthine phosphoribosyltransferase gives MLQKDIKEVLISEEQLQEKARELGETLTRDYEGKYPLAIGVLKGAMPFMGDLMKRFDGYVEMDFMDVSSYGNATVSSGEVKIVKDLNASVEGRDLLIIEDIIDSGLTLSYLVDLFKYRKANSIKIVTLLDKPTGRKVDLKADYIGFEVPDAFVVGYGLDYAEKYRNLPYIGILKPSVYGSEEE, from the coding sequence ATGCTACAAAAGGACATTAAAGAAGTATTGATCAGTGAAGAACAACTTCAAGAAAAAGCACGCGAACTCGGCGAAACATTGACGCGTGATTATGAAGGGAAATACCCGCTTGCCATCGGCGTATTGAAAGGCGCCATGCCATTCATGGGCGACCTCATGAAACGCTTTGACGGTTATGTGGAAATGGATTTCATGGACGTTTCAAGCTATGGAAACGCAACAGTTTCTTCAGGCGAAGTCAAAATCGTCAAGGATTTGAACGCAAGCGTCGAAGGCCGTGACTTGCTGATCATTGAAGATATCATCGACAGCGGGCTGACACTGAGCTATTTGGTGGATTTGTTCAAATACCGCAAAGCGAATTCCATTAAAATTGTTACGCTTCTCGACAAGCCTACTGGACGCAAAGTGGATTTAAAAGCGGATTATATCGGCTTTGAAGTGCCGGATGCGTTCGTTGTGGGCTATGGCTTGGACTATGCAGAAAAATACCGCAACCTTCCTTATATTGGTATTCTTAAGCCGTCCGTTTACGGCAGCGAAGAGGAATAG
- the ftsH gene encoding ATP-dependent zinc metalloprotease FtsH: protein MNRIFRYTIFYLLIFLVIIGILGTFNNSNQPTQNISYNEFLEALNAGEIENVTIQPDAQVYEVTGEMTGYDEGETFVTNVPIENEALVAQIDELATAQEGVEVEFLKAPQTSGWVSFFTGIIPFIIIFILFFFLLNQSQGGGGGRVMNFGKSKAKLYDDQKQKVRFDDVAGADEEKQELVEVVDFLKDPKRFGEIGARIPKGILLVGPPGTGKTLLARAVAGEAGTPFFSISGSDFVEMFVGVGASRVRDLFENAKKNAPCIIFIDEIDAVGRQRGAGLGGGHDEREQTLNQLLVEMDGFGANEGIIIIAATNRPDILDPALLRPGRFDRQITVGRPDVKGREEVLKVHARNKPLDDTVDMKAIAQRTPGFSGADLENLLNEAALVAARRNKKKIDMSDIDEATDRVIAGPAKKNRVISKKERNIVAYHESGHTVIGLVLDDADIVHKVTIVPRGQAGGYAVMLPREDRYFMTKPELLDKIAGLLGGRVAEDIVFGEVSTGAHNDFQRATAIARSMVTEYGMSDKIGPIQFGQSQGGNVFLGRDFNSDQNYSDAIAFEIDQEIQRIIKEQYVRTKEILTEKRELLELLANTLLEVETLDAAQILHLKEHGTLPERSYEALNGDYGNGENSETDQDEVNPDVTGAPNDPSSGDLPEEGSSTDSSGPIKEDRK, encoded by the coding sequence ATGAATCGAATATTCCGATACACCATATTTTATCTACTGATATTCCTAGTCATCATCGGTATTCTAGGAACTTTCAATAATAGCAACCAACCGACGCAAAATATTAGCTATAACGAATTCTTGGAAGCACTGAACGCGGGCGAGATTGAGAATGTGACGATCCAGCCTGACGCACAAGTGTATGAAGTGACCGGTGAAATGACTGGTTATGATGAAGGCGAAACGTTTGTGACCAATGTGCCGATCGAGAACGAGGCATTGGTAGCGCAAATTGATGAGCTTGCAACAGCGCAAGAAGGAGTGGAAGTCGAGTTTTTGAAAGCGCCGCAGACTAGCGGGTGGGTTTCATTCTTTACCGGCATCATTCCATTCATCATCATCTTCATCCTGTTCTTCTTCTTGCTGAACCAATCACAAGGCGGCGGTGGCGGCCGAGTGATGAACTTCGGGAAAAGTAAGGCGAAATTATATGACGACCAGAAACAAAAAGTTCGCTTCGACGATGTAGCCGGAGCGGATGAAGAGAAGCAAGAGCTTGTCGAAGTCGTGGACTTCCTGAAAGATCCGAAACGCTTCGGTGAGATCGGCGCACGCATTCCGAAAGGGATCTTGCTTGTCGGGCCTCCAGGTACCGGTAAAACTTTGCTTGCCCGTGCAGTAGCCGGCGAAGCAGGCACACCGTTCTTCTCGATCAGTGGTTCTGACTTTGTCGAAATGTTTGTCGGTGTCGGCGCTTCGCGTGTTCGTGATTTGTTCGAGAACGCAAAGAAAAACGCACCATGTATCATCTTCATTGATGAAATCGATGCAGTTGGACGCCAGCGCGGCGCCGGTCTTGGCGGCGGGCATGATGAGCGGGAACAAACGCTCAACCAATTGCTCGTTGAAATGGATGGCTTTGGCGCGAACGAAGGCATCATCATCATCGCTGCAACCAACCGTCCGGATATCCTGGATCCGGCGCTTCTGCGTCCTGGCCGTTTTGACCGCCAGATCACAGTCGGCCGTCCGGATGTCAAAGGACGCGAAGAAGTGTTGAAAGTCCATGCGCGCAACAAGCCGCTTGATGACACTGTCGACATGAAGGCAATCGCCCAGCGTACGCCTGGCTTCTCCGGTGCAGACCTTGAGAACTTATTGAACGAAGCAGCTCTCGTAGCCGCTCGCCGCAATAAAAAGAAAATCGACATGTCCGATATCGACGAAGCGACAGACCGTGTCATTGCCGGTCCAGCGAAGAAGAATCGCGTCATCTCGAAAAAAGAACGCAATATCGTTGCCTATCACGAGTCAGGCCATACCGTTATCGGCTTGGTACTTGATGATGCGGACATCGTCCATAAAGTAACCATCGTACCGCGCGGCCAAGCAGGCGGTTATGCCGTCATGCTGCCACGCGAAGACCGTTACTTTATGACGAAACCGGAATTGCTCGATAAGATTGCCGGATTGCTCGGCGGTCGTGTGGCAGAGGATATTGTCTTCGGCGAAGTATCCACTGGTGCACACAATGACTTCCAGCGTGCAACAGCGATTGCACGCAGCATGGTTACCGAATACGGGATGAGCGATAAGATCGGCCCGATTCAATTTGGCCAATCCCAAGGCGGAAATGTCTTCCTTGGACGCGATTTCAATTCGGATCAAAACTATTCCGATGCCATCGCATTCGAGATCGACCAGGAAATCCAGCGCATCATTAAAGAGCAATATGTCCGGACTAAAGAGATTCTCACGGAAAAACGTGAGTTGCTCGAACTCCTTGCCAACACTTTGCTTGAAGTGGAAACACTGGATGCTGCCCAAATCCTGCACTTGAAAGAACACGGCACATTGCCGGAACGTTCGTATGAAGCCCTAAACGGCGACTACGGAAATGGTGAAAACAGCGAAACGGATCAAGACGAGGTCAACCCGGATGTTACGGGTGCGCCGAACGATCCATCATCAGGCGATTTGCCGGAAGAAGGTTCATCGACTGATTCGTCAGGTCCTATCAAAGAAGACCGTAAATAA
- a CDS encoding type III pantothenate kinase: MILVMDTGNTNIVLGVYDNETLLHHWRMETDRHKTEDEYAMQIKAFLNHVGLGFEAIDGVIMSSVVPPIMFALERMAQKYFHTKALVVGPGVKTGLNIKYENPREVGADRIVNAVAAIQEYGGPLIIVDFGTANTFCYIDEKNQYQGGAIAPGIQSSTEALYTRASKLPRIEIARPDSVVGKNTISAMQAGIVYGYVGQAEGIITRMKKQSKQHPTIIATGGLAPLIAAESDMIDHVDPFLTLKGLHFIYKRNQA, encoded by the coding sequence ATGATCTTAGTGATGGATACCGGCAATACCAATATCGTCCTTGGCGTATACGATAACGAAACACTGCTGCACCATTGGCGGATGGAAACCGACCGCCATAAAACCGAAGATGAATATGCCATGCAGATCAAAGCGTTTTTGAATCATGTCGGACTGGGCTTTGAAGCGATTGACGGCGTCATCATGTCATCCGTTGTTCCGCCGATCATGTTTGCGCTAGAGCGCATGGCGCAAAAATATTTCCACACCAAAGCGCTGGTCGTCGGGCCAGGCGTCAAAACCGGCCTCAACATCAAATACGAAAACCCCCGTGAAGTCGGCGCGGATCGCATCGTCAATGCCGTCGCAGCGATACAGGAATACGGCGGCCCCTTGATCATCGTTGACTTCGGCACTGCCAATACCTTCTGTTACATTGACGAAAAAAACCAATACCAAGGCGGTGCCATCGCCCCGGGGATCCAAAGCTCGACCGAAGCGCTCTACACGCGCGCATCGAAATTGCCGCGTATTGAAATCGCGCGTCCCGATTCGGTCGTCGGCAAAAACACAATTTCGGCCATGCAGGCGGGCATCGTCTATGGCTACGTCGGCCAGGCAGAAGGCATCATCACCCGCATGAAAAAGCAAAGCAAGCAGCATCCGACCATCATCGCAACAGGCGGACTTGCGCCGTTAATTGCCGCAGAGTCGGATATGATCGACCATGTAGACCCGTTTTTGACATTGAAAGGCCTGCATTTCATTTATAAACGCAATCAAGCGTAA
- the hslO gene encoding Hsp33 family molecular chaperone HslO, which produces MSDYLVRGLGFNGNVRAFVVNTTETVGEAQRRHQTWPAATAALGRLMTGGVMFGAMLKGEDRVTLKIEAGGTVGHLLVDSDAKGNVRGYVANPQTHVDSKGGKLDVKGVVGTDGMLSVVKDQGMRDYFTGQTPIVSGEIAEDLTYYFVVSEQVPSSVGLGVLVDTDNSVLAAGGFIIQLMPDTDDETITLIEKRLANIEPVSSMIKRGLTPEGILEEVLGADNVQILEKMPVQFKCTCSKEKFAEGIIGLGKEEIRQMIDTDGQAEAECHFCHEKYHYNKEELEALLNELESN; this is translated from the coding sequence ATGTCAGATTATTTAGTACGCGGACTTGGCTTTAATGGCAACGTGCGTGCATTTGTAGTCAATACGACAGAAACGGTCGGGGAGGCGCAGCGCCGCCACCAAACATGGCCCGCCGCAACCGCAGCCCTCGGGCGTTTAATGACTGGCGGTGTCATGTTCGGCGCGATGCTTAAAGGAGAAGACCGCGTCACCTTGAAAATTGAAGCAGGCGGGACGGTCGGTCATTTATTGGTCGATAGCGACGCTAAAGGCAATGTGCGCGGCTATGTCGCCAATCCGCAAACCCATGTCGATAGCAAAGGCGGAAAGCTGGACGTCAAAGGTGTCGTCGGTACAGACGGCATGCTGTCAGTCGTCAAAGACCAAGGCATGCGCGATTATTTCACAGGACAGACGCCGATCGTCTCCGGGGAAATCGCGGAAGATTTGACGTATTATTTCGTCGTCTCCGAACAAGTGCCTTCTTCCGTTGGCCTTGGCGTTCTTGTTGATACCGATAATTCGGTACTCGCAGCAGGCGGCTTCATCATTCAATTGATGCCGGATACCGATGACGAAACCATTACATTGATTGAAAAACGCTTGGCAAATATCGAACCCGTCTCGTCCATGATTAAGCGCGGGCTCACCCCTGAAGGCATCCTGGAAGAAGTGCTGGGCGCAGATAACGTCCAGATTCTCGAGAAAATGCCCGTCCAGTTCAAATGCACTTGCTCAAAAGAAAAATTTGCAGAGGGCATCATAGGGCTTGGTAAAGAAGAAATCCGCCAAATGATCGATACAGACGGCCAAGCGGAAGCAGAATGCCATTTCTGCCACGAAAAGTATCATTACAACAAAGAAGAATTGGAAGCGCTGCTCAATGAACTCGAATCGAACTAA
- a CDS encoding peptidyl-prolyl cis-trans isomerase: MNSNRTNTTPPKQKRHLKTKPVLMVIGILLLANVLWFIAWLIPNGSSAANEEVAAVDGEEITRAEWMASMEQQHGRSALLELVNEKVMAAAADDYGIEVSDKEIDLELAMMRTAQDGTEELLYASDNERQREKVKAQLILEKVLTKDVLIDDQAIKDFYEDNRAIYDVKDSYRTSMIVLNSKAEAEEAIKELDSGSSFEALARERSIDNATGNLGGDIGFVSPGQASIDSQIAKTVETIEPGSWSAPLALEDGRTAVIMVKEKIEGRTFSYDEVKEHISRELALEQLPQSVSPEAFWQEFNAEWFYGEGE, from the coding sequence ATGAACTCGAATCGAACTAACACGACACCGCCGAAACAGAAGCGCCACTTGAAAACGAAACCCGTATTAATGGTCATCGGCATTTTATTGCTGGCCAATGTGCTATGGTTCATTGCCTGGCTCATCCCTAACGGCAGCAGTGCCGCAAACGAGGAAGTCGCAGCCGTCGATGGCGAAGAAATCACGCGTGCTGAATGGATGGCATCGATGGAACAGCAGCACGGCCGAAGTGCCCTTCTCGAATTGGTCAATGAAAAAGTTATGGCCGCTGCAGCAGATGATTACGGCATCGAAGTATCCGATAAGGAAATCGATCTTGAATTGGCCATGATGCGGACCGCGCAAGACGGCACCGAAGAACTGCTGTATGCCAGTGACAACGAACGACAGCGCGAAAAAGTGAAAGCGCAATTGATTTTGGAGAAAGTCTTGACGAAAGATGTTCTCATTGATGACCAGGCCATCAAAGATTTCTATGAAGACAACCGGGCCATCTATGACGTCAAAGATTCATACCGCACGAGCATGATCGTCTTGAATTCCAAAGCAGAAGCAGAAGAGGCAATTAAAGAACTCGACAGCGGCTCGAGCTTTGAAGCACTTGCCCGCGAGCGTTCCATCGATAACGCCACGGGCAACCTCGGAGGAGATATCGGTTTCGTCTCTCCCGGCCAAGCGTCGATCGATTCGCAAATCGCAAAAACGGTCGAAACCATCGAACCTGGCTCGTGGTCGGCTCCACTAGCGCTTGAAGATGGCCGGACCGCCGTCATCATGGTGAAAGAAAAAATCGAAGGCCGTACGTTCAGCTACGACGAAGTGAAAGAACACATCAGCCGGGAGCTAGCACTTGAACAATTGCCTCAATCGGTCTCGCCTGAAGCCTTCTGGCAAGAATTCAATGCTGAATGGTTTTACGGTGAAGGAGAATAA
- the cysK gene encoding cysteine synthase A: MARVGNSITELIGQTPIVKLNRLTGPEDAEVYVKLEYFNPGSSVKDRIALAMIEAGEKSGDLKEGDTLIEPTSGNTGIGLAMIAAAKGYRSVLVMPETMSMERRNLLRAYGAELVLTPGPDGMNGPNGAIKTAEKLAAENSWFMPQQFNNEANPEVHRLTTGPEIVEAMDQLDAFISGIGTGGTITGAGQVLKEHYPNVHIVAVEPTDSPVLSGGKPGPHKIQGIGAGFVPAVLNTEIYDEIMQVSNEQSYEFARRTAREEGILGGVSSGAAIYAALELAKRLGKGKKVLAILPSNGERYLSTPLYQFDENNG; the protein is encoded by the coding sequence ATGGCACGAGTAGGAAATTCAATTACCGAATTGATTGGGCAAACACCGATTGTTAAATTAAACCGGCTGACAGGACCTGAAGATGCGGAAGTTTACGTTAAATTGGAATACTTCAACCCAGGCTCCAGTGTGAAAGACCGGATTGCGCTCGCGATGATTGAAGCGGGAGAAAAATCCGGCGACTTAAAAGAAGGCGATACCTTAATCGAACCGACAAGCGGCAATACAGGGATCGGCCTCGCGATGATCGCTGCAGCAAAAGGTTATCGAAGCGTTCTCGTCATGCCTGAAACGATGAGCATGGAACGCCGCAACTTGTTGCGCGCATACGGTGCAGAACTAGTGTTAACGCCAGGCCCAGACGGCATGAACGGCCCGAACGGCGCCATCAAGACGGCCGAAAAACTAGCGGCTGAAAACTCTTGGTTCATGCCCCAGCAATTCAATAACGAGGCAAACCCTGAAGTGCACCGCCTAACCACAGGGCCTGAAATCGTTGAAGCGATGGATCAACTGGACGCCTTCATTTCCGGCATTGGGACAGGCGGCACGATTACTGGTGCTGGGCAAGTCTTGAAAGAACATTACCCGAATGTCCATATCGTAGCTGTTGAACCGACGGATTCCCCGGTCTTGTCCGGCGGAAAACCAGGCCCTCACAAAATCCAAGGCATCGGTGCTGGCTTTGTGCCAGCTGTGTTAAACACAGAAATCTATGATGAAATCATGCAAGTAAGCAATGAGCAATCGTATGAATTTGCCCGTAGAACTGCCCGTGAAGAAGGTATTCTTGGTGGTGTATCATCAGGAGCCGCAATCTATGCCGCGCTTGAACTTGCCAAAAGACTCGGCAAAGGCAAAAAAGTATTGGCGATCTTGCCGTCAAACGGTGAACGTTATTTGAGCACTCCGCTTTACCAATTTGACGAAAATAACGGATGA
- the folP gene encoding dihydropteroate synthase — MNLNVFTKTQVMGILNVTPDSFSDGGQFDNIEKALARAKQMLKDGASIIDVGGESTRPGHTQISDEEEIARVVPVIQALREQTEAIISIDTYKSAVAQAAVEAGAQIINDIWGAKYDPEIARVAADKQVPIILMHNRAEAVYDNFWQDAKKDLEESIRIARNAGVPDNRIWLDPGIGFAKTLAQNVEMMQRLDQLVAMGYPVLLGTSRKSFIGKLLDAKVDDRLEGSLATAAFGVTKGCQIVRVHDVKETVQTVKMMDFLTGKIKVEG; from the coding sequence ATGAACTTAAATGTATTCACAAAAACGCAAGTGATGGGCATATTGAATGTGACCCCTGATTCGTTTTCCGACGGCGGGCAATTCGACAATATAGAAAAAGCGCTGGCCCGCGCCAAGCAAATGTTAAAGGATGGAGCTTCCATTATCGACGTGGGCGGCGAATCGACACGCCCCGGCCACACGCAGATTTCTGATGAAGAAGAAATCGCTCGGGTAGTCCCGGTCATCCAGGCGCTCAGAGAACAAACAGAAGCAATTATTTCCATCGATACATACAAATCTGCCGTTGCCCAGGCAGCTGTCGAGGCCGGGGCACAGATCATTAATGATATTTGGGGCGCCAAATACGATCCCGAGATCGCCCGGGTGGCTGCAGACAAACAAGTGCCGATCATTCTAATGCACAACCGTGCCGAAGCGGTTTACGATAATTTTTGGCAAGACGCAAAAAAGGACCTCGAAGAAAGCATCCGAATCGCCCGAAATGCAGGGGTTCCGGACAATCGCATCTGGCTTGACCCCGGCATCGGATTCGCCAAGACGCTCGCACAAAACGTCGAAATGATGCAGCGGCTCGATCAGCTCGTGGCAATGGGCTATCCCGTACTTCTCGGCACTTCCCGAAAATCATTTATCGGCAAATTACTCGATGCAAAAGTCGATGATCGTTTAGAAGGCTCTCTCGCAACGGCAGCTTTTGGTGTCACGAAAGGCTGCCAAATCGTGCGTGTCCATGATGTGAAAGAAACTGTGCAGACAGTCAAGATGATGGATTTCTTAACAGGTAAGATCAAGGTGGAGGGATAA